One part of the Microbulbifer sp. THAF38 genome encodes these proteins:
- a CDS encoding MBL fold metallo-hydrolase: MYYLKEQAYFEPLFNNWYAWPYLLPPVQGARHTVHTHTRIMKSFVNNAHLHIMASQEPGMSGSDFLACSEDQIEDIKSLIEFTEKECPDLIALSAAVAELDELIRTHTNGESIEYIYEKIPAPLKGYVELFFDMEHNPSYRLIEGLLYKSDYYKPQLQTVAFGLVSETNQRPFVFSTPRLVDDAHMHIDLDFNSPILDRILKARQHPLTAEELEALFAQCNCRGGLTKEDLFTTEPPKNPHTPVTQGIRLEYTGHAGFLIETKDISILIDPVIASVHESHIGDVFSFNQLPEKLDYICLTHSHQDHVNIETLLQLRHKTDTLVVPKNNGGSIADPSLKLMLQQLNFKVLEVEDMEEIPLPGGKIIALPFLGEHGDLNIRSKSAWLIEMYGKKLFMGADSSNLDPNMYHHIHKQVGDLDLLAIGMECVGAPYTWMYGALHTKKVSKQIKNSRRLNGCDSKIGYGMVEIFKPKEVYIYALGLEPWFNYFMGLDYSDDSEQIIESNKMLQLCYDSNIKCEKMFGSKTLVFNQ; the protein is encoded by the coding sequence ATGTATTACTTAAAAGAGCAGGCCTATTTCGAACCGCTATTTAACAATTGGTATGCGTGGCCATATTTATTACCACCAGTACAAGGTGCTAGACACACTGTTCATACGCATACAAGGATAATGAAGTCGTTTGTAAATAATGCGCATCTACACATTATGGCAAGCCAAGAACCCGGAATGTCAGGCTCAGACTTTTTAGCTTGTAGTGAAGACCAAATTGAAGACATTAAATCTCTGATAGAATTCACGGAGAAAGAATGTCCGGATTTGATTGCTTTGTCAGCGGCAGTCGCTGAATTAGATGAATTAATTCGTACTCACACGAATGGTGAGTCAATAGAATATATCTACGAAAAAATTCCGGCACCTCTAAAAGGCTATGTAGAACTTTTCTTTGATATGGAACACAACCCCTCTTATCGCCTGATTGAAGGGTTGTTATACAAGAGTGATTATTACAAACCACAATTACAAACGGTTGCGTTTGGCCTAGTCTCTGAAACGAATCAGCGCCCATTTGTATTTAGCACGCCTCGTTTAGTTGATGATGCCCATATGCACATTGATTTGGATTTTAATTCACCTATCCTTGACCGTATCTTAAAAGCGAGACAACATCCTTTAACTGCGGAAGAATTGGAAGCCTTATTTGCGCAATGTAATTGTCGTGGTGGCCTCACCAAAGAAGATTTATTTACGACTGAACCACCAAAAAATCCTCACACACCGGTTACCCAGGGCATTAGGTTGGAATACACCGGGCATGCAGGATTTTTAATAGAAACTAAAGATATCAGTATACTCATTGATCCTGTTATCGCGTCAGTACATGAATCCCACATCGGTGATGTTTTCAGCTTTAATCAGCTACCTGAAAAGCTTGATTATATTTGTTTAACTCACTCACACCAGGATCATGTAAATATAGAAACACTACTACAGCTACGTCATAAAACGGATACCTTAGTGGTGCCCAAAAACAACGGTGGTTCGATTGCCGATCCGTCTTTAAAGTTGATGCTGCAGCAGTTGAATTTTAAGGTTCTAGAAGTGGAAGACATGGAAGAAATTCCATTGCCGGGTGGTAAGATAATTGCCTTACCATTCTTGGGTGAACACGGTGATCTAAATATTCGCTCCAAATCAGCATGGCTTATCGAAATGTACGGTAAGAAGCTATTTATGGGAGCCGATTCGTCAAACTTAGATCCTAATATGTATCACCATATTCATAAACAAGTCGGCGATCTTGATTTACTTGCTATTGGGATGGAATGCGTAGGTGCTCCTTACACATGGATGTACGGTGCATTGCACACTAAGAAAGTGAGTAAACAAATTAAAAACTCTCGTCGCTTAAATGGTTGTGACTCAAAAATTGGTTACGGTATGGTTGAGATATTTAAGCCAAAAGAAGTATATATCTATGCTCTCGGACTTGAGCCTTGGTTTAATTACTTTATGGGGCTTGATTATAGTGATGACTCTGAGCAAATCATCGAATCAAATAAAATGCTTCAGTTGTGTTACGATAGCAATATAAAATGTGAAAAAATGTTTGGTAGTAAGACTCTGGTATTTAATCAATAA
- a CDS encoding transposase yields MSRFKSELTNDQWKLIEPCLAELKRGKGGPKPIDNRACFEDILWVLRSGAQWKNLLSHYPSPSTCWRRLQFWEEQGALLQVWRRFLELLDQQSLLNREEIFSDGSFAPAKKGASKSGKPSGARVQSGWWWSMAKVFHWEAPLLRPHQQK; encoded by the coding sequence GTGAGCCGATTCAAGTCAGAGTTGACCAATGATCAATGGAAATTGATCGAACCTTGTCTAGCTGAGTTAAAACGAGGAAAGGGAGGCCCAAAACCTATTGATAATCGAGCTTGTTTTGAAGACATCCTGTGGGTTTTGCGTTCTGGAGCGCAATGGAAAAATCTTCTTTCACACTATCCATCACCGAGTACATGCTGGAGAAGGCTTCAGTTTTGGGAAGAGCAAGGAGCTTTGTTACAGGTATGGAGAAGGTTTCTGGAGCTGTTGGATCAACAGTCTTTGCTTAACCGGGAAGAGATCTTTTCTGATGGCAGCTTTGCACCAGCAAAAAAGGGGGCTTCGAAGTCGGGAAAACCAAGCGGGGCAAGGGTTCAAAGTGGATGGTGGTGGTCGATGGCGAAGGTATTCCACTGGGAGGCACCATTACTTCGGCCTCACCAGCAGAAGTAA
- a CDS encoding valine--tRNA ligase: MDKTYQPNAIEQQWYKTWEENGYFKPSGDTEAKPYSIMIPPPNVTGSLHMGHGFQESIMDALIRYHRMQGDNTLWQVGTDHAGIATQMVVERLLAAEGVSRHDLGRDKFIEKVWEWKEESGGTITRQLRRLGASPDWSRERFTMDDGFYKAVQEVFIKLYEDGLIYRGKRLVNWDPKFHTAISDLEVLNEEKQGHLWHFRYPLSDGSGHLVVATTRPETMLGDTAVAVHPEDERYQHLIGKTIKLPLADREIPIIADEYVDREFGTGCVKITPAHDFNDYEMGQRHNLEMINILDADAHLNDAVPEKYRGMERFAARTQIVDDLDALGLLEKVEPHTLKVPHGDRSGAVIEPWLTDQWYVKTQPLADEAIAAVEDGRVEFVPKNYENMYFSWMRDIQDWCISRQLWWGHRIPAWYDNEGKVYVGRSEEEVREKHNLGADISLRQDDDVLDTWFSSGLWTFGTLGWPEDTEELKAFHPSSVLVTGFDIIFFWVARMMMLTLYFKKEVPFNTVYVHGLVRDNHGQKMSKSKGNVIDPIDLIDGIDLESLVAKRTSGMMVPHLREKIEKQTRKDFPEGFSAFGTDALRYTYYSLASTGRDIKFDVGRIEGFRNFCNKIWNASRYVLQNCEGQDCGQDNSSDFELTVADRWIISQLQRTEITVREAMDTYRFDLASQALYDFIWSDYCSWYLELSKPVLWDDNASDAVKKGTRRTLIRVLETILRLAHPLMPFITEEIWQRVKTLAGSNGDTIMLQQYPEADSSKIDEEAEAAVAWLKQVIEGVRNIRGEMNISPAKKIPLILRGGSSRDQELLEQARSLLTKLASLEEITWLESGEAAPASATALVGDMELLVPMAGLIDVKAESARLQKEIDKLSKELARVEGKLNNPKFVDKAPEAVVAKEKDKLAEMKGAHERLQQQLEEISNL; the protein is encoded by the coding sequence ATGGACAAAACATACCAGCCCAACGCCATCGAACAGCAGTGGTACAAAACCTGGGAGGAGAACGGCTACTTCAAGCCTTCCGGGGATACTGAGGCCAAGCCCTACAGCATTATGATCCCGCCGCCGAACGTCACCGGCAGCCTGCATATGGGCCACGGTTTCCAGGAGTCCATCATGGATGCCCTGATTCGCTACCACCGCATGCAGGGAGACAACACCCTGTGGCAAGTGGGCACCGACCATGCCGGTATCGCCACCCAGATGGTGGTAGAGCGTCTGTTAGCCGCCGAAGGCGTATCCCGCCACGACCTGGGCCGCGACAAGTTTATTGAGAAAGTCTGGGAGTGGAAGGAAGAGTCCGGCGGCACCATTACCCGCCAGCTGCGCCGCCTCGGCGCCAGCCCCGACTGGTCCCGCGAACGCTTCACCATGGACGACGGCTTCTACAAAGCGGTGCAGGAAGTCTTTATCAAACTGTATGAAGACGGCCTGATTTATCGCGGCAAGCGCCTGGTGAACTGGGACCCGAAATTCCACACCGCGATCTCCGACCTGGAAGTATTAAACGAAGAGAAGCAGGGCCACCTGTGGCACTTCCGCTACCCGCTCTCCGACGGCTCCGGCCACTTGGTAGTTGCCACTACCCGCCCGGAAACCATGCTCGGCGATACCGCCGTAGCCGTACACCCGGAAGACGAGCGCTACCAGCACCTGATCGGCAAGACCATCAAGTTGCCCCTCGCGGATCGCGAAATCCCGATTATTGCCGACGAATACGTCGATCGTGAATTCGGCACCGGCTGTGTAAAAATCACCCCAGCCCACGACTTCAACGACTACGAAATGGGCCAGCGCCACAACCTCGAGATGATCAACATCCTCGATGCCGACGCCCACCTGAACGACGCAGTGCCGGAAAAATACCGGGGCATGGAGCGCTTTGCCGCGCGCACCCAGATTGTCGATGACCTGGACGCCCTCGGCCTACTGGAAAAAGTGGAGCCCCACACCCTCAAGGTGCCCCACGGCGACCGCTCCGGCGCCGTCATCGAGCCCTGGCTCACCGATCAATGGTACGTAAAAACCCAGCCCCTGGCCGATGAAGCCATCGCCGCCGTTGAAGATGGTCGCGTTGAGTTCGTACCGAAAAACTACGAAAACATGTACTTCTCCTGGATGCGCGATATCCAGGACTGGTGTATCTCCCGCCAGCTGTGGTGGGGCCACCGCATCCCCGCCTGGTACGACAACGAAGGCAAAGTCTACGTTGGCCGCAGCGAAGAGGAAGTGCGCGAGAAGCACAACCTGGGCGCCGACATCAGCCTGCGCCAGGACGACGACGTACTCGACACCTGGTTCTCCTCCGGTCTGTGGACCTTCGGCACCCTGGGCTGGCCAGAAGATACCGAAGAACTGAAAGCCTTCCACCCCAGCTCCGTACTGGTCACCGGCTTCGATATTATTTTCTTCTGGGTCGCACGCATGATGATGCTGACCCTCTACTTCAAGAAGGAAGTACCGTTTAACACCGTGTACGTGCACGGCCTGGTGCGCGATAACCACGGCCAGAAGATGTCCAAGTCCAAGGGCAACGTGATCGATCCCATCGATTTGATCGACGGTATCGACCTGGAGAGCCTGGTAGCCAAGCGCACCTCTGGCATGATGGTGCCGCACCTGCGCGAGAAGATTGAAAAGCAAACGCGCAAGGACTTCCCCGAAGGTTTCTCTGCTTTTGGTACCGATGCCCTGCGCTACACCTACTACTCACTGGCATCCACCGGCCGCGACATCAAGTTTGATGTCGGCCGTATCGAAGGCTTCCGCAATTTCTGTAACAAGATCTGGAATGCCTCCCGCTACGTGCTGCAAAACTGTGAAGGACAGGACTGTGGCCAGGACAACAGTAGCGATTTCGAGCTGACTGTCGCCGACCGCTGGATTATTTCCCAGCTACAGCGCACCGAAATCACCGTGCGCGAAGCCATGGACACTTACCGCTTCGACCTCGCCTCCCAGGCCCTGTATGACTTTATCTGGAGCGATTACTGCAGCTGGTACCTGGAACTGTCCAAGCCGGTACTGTGGGACGACAACGCCTCCGACGCAGTAAAGAAAGGCACCCGCCGCACCCTGATCCGCGTACTGGAAACCATCTTGCGTCTGGCTCACCCACTGATGCCATTTATCACCGAAGAAATCTGGCAGCGTGTAAAAACCCTCGCCGGCTCCAACGGTGACACCATTATGCTTCAGCAATACCCGGAAGCCGACAGCAGCAAGATCGACGAAGAAGCGGAAGCGGCCGTTGCCTGGTTGAAGCAGGTTATTGAAGGCGTGCGCAATATTCGCGGTGAAATGAATATTTCCCCGGCGAAAAAAATCCCACTGATCCTGCGCGGCGGTTCCAGCCGTGACCAAGAACTGCTGGAGCAAGCCCGCAGCCTACTGACCAAACTGGCGAGCCTCGAAGAAATCACCTGGCTGGAAAGTGGAGAAGCTGCCCCAGCCTCCGCCACTGCCCTGGTAGGCGATATGGAATTGCTGGTACCCATGGCCGGCCTGATCGACGTTAAAGCCGAAAGCGCCCGTCTACAAAAAGAGATTGATAAACTTTCCAAAGAACTCGCACGAGTTGAAGGCAAGCTCAACAATCCCAAGTTTGTAGACAAAGCCCCCGAAGCCGTTGTTGCCAAGGAAAAGGACAAGCTCGCAGAAATGAAAGGTGCTCACGAGCGTCTGCAACAGCAGCTTGAGGAAATCAGCAACCTTTAA
- a CDS encoding DNA polymerase III subunit chi, whose translation MRAKVPPAAQYRSWWNTCWENNCQKRTIAAPSGCRNGPSRAVVVSVQIKASMTRIDFYILSSDQPQQADIFACRLAEKAYRNGLRVLLAVDNQARAEHLDQLLWTFREDSFLPHANQANGEQAAIEINCGEDPQAHHGLLINLCSKVPNWFSRFERLAEIVVQETTALQRSRSRFGHFRDRGYPLQSHKINQSM comes from the coding sequence GTGCGTGCAAAGGTGCCACCGGCCGCCCAGTACCGCTCCTGGTGGAATACCTGCTGGGAAAATAACTGCCAAAAGCGCACAATAGCCGCCCCGAGCGGCTGTCGAAACGGCCCCTCGCGGGCCGTTGTCGTCTCTGTACAAATAAAAGCCAGCATGACCCGAATCGACTTTTACATCCTCTCCTCCGACCAGCCCCAGCAAGCGGATATTTTCGCCTGTCGCCTGGCGGAAAAGGCCTATCGCAACGGCCTGCGGGTTCTGCTTGCGGTCGACAACCAAGCGCGTGCCGAACATCTCGATCAATTGCTGTGGACCTTTCGTGAGGACAGTTTCCTGCCCCATGCCAACCAGGCGAATGGCGAGCAGGCGGCTATTGAAATCAACTGCGGCGAAGATCCACAGGCGCACCACGGCTTACTGATCAACCTGTGCAGTAAAGTCCCCAACTGGTTCAGTCGCTTCGAACGACTCGCCGAAATCGTTGTTCAGGAAACTACAGCCCTGCAGCGCTCACGATCGCGATTTGGTCACTTCCGCGACCGCGGATATCCGTTACAATCCCACAAGATCAACCAGAGCATGTAA